The following are encoded together in the Bacillota bacterium genome:
- a CDS encoding ribonucleoside triphosphate reductase has product MLKKIIKRDGRVVDFDQERIINAIFKAGKAVGFDDRRLAYELSNEVVDILLREFADKIPAVEDVQDVVERVLIEHGQVKTAKAYILYRKQHQELRDFHNLLVNAEKMVEDYVGGRDWQVNENSNMNYSLQGLNNHLISALTSRYWLEKVYPEEIREAHKDGSIHIHDLSLLAPYCCGWNLADLLLQGFGGVAQKIESAPARHFRTALGQVVNFFYTLQGESAGAQAFANFDTYLAPFIAYDGLNYKEVKQAIQEFIFNLNVPTRVGFQTPFVNITMDVVVPGILAGEPVIIGGKTQSAQYREFQREMDMLNTAFCEVMMDGDARGRIFSFPIPTYNISPEFDWDSPVIAKVMEMTAKYGIPYFANFINSDLSPEDVRSMCCRLRIDNRELRRRGGGLFGANPLTGSIGVVTLNMPRIGYLSRSKDDFLNRVKELMDLAKQSLLIKREVLERMTETGLYPYSRHYLDSVKKRFGKYWHNHFNTIGLVGMNEALLNFMGRDITTPEGHQFAIEVLDFMRQVLVAYQEESGQMFNLEATPAEGTAYRLARLDRQAYPDIVTAGESEPYYTNSTQLPVDFTDDIFEALDLQEELQIKYTGGTVFHGFIGERIDDIGVMKKLLYRVMSNYRVPYFTITPTFSICPEHGYMAGEHSTCLTCGRESEVWSRVVGFYRPVQNWNKGKQSEFADRKEYTIG; this is encoded by the coding sequence ATGTTGAAGAAGATAATCAAACGGGATGGGAGAGTGGTAGATTTTGACCAGGAGAGGATAATCAACGCCATCTTCAAGGCAGGAAAAGCGGTCGGCTTTGATGACCGGCGGCTCGCCTACGAGCTCTCCAATGAGGTTGTCGATATCCTTCTGCGCGAATTCGCCGACAAGATACCCGCTGTTGAAGATGTTCAGGATGTCGTCGAGAGAGTATTGATCGAACATGGTCAGGTCAAGACGGCCAAGGCGTACATTCTCTATCGTAAGCAGCACCAGGAACTACGAGACTTCCATAATCTCCTCGTCAATGCCGAAAAGATGGTCGAAGACTACGTAGGCGGCCGGGACTGGCAAGTAAACGAAAATAGCAACATGAATTACTCGCTGCAGGGCTTGAATAATCACCTAATTTCCGCTCTCACATCAAGATACTGGCTGGAAAAGGTCTACCCTGAAGAGATACGAGAAGCCCATAAAGATGGAAGCATTCATATTCATGACCTGAGCCTTCTTGCGCCATATTGTTGCGGATGGAATCTGGCAGACCTGCTGCTGCAGGGGTTCGGCGGCGTAGCCCAAAAGATCGAAAGTGCTCCTGCCAGGCATTTTCGCACGGCGCTCGGCCAGGTAGTCAATTTCTTTTATACACTCCAGGGAGAATCTGCCGGCGCTCAGGCTTTCGCCAATTTCGACACTTACCTTGCGCCTTTTATCGCCTACGATGGCCTGAACTACAAGGAAGTCAAGCAAGCAATCCAAGAGTTCATCTTCAATCTCAACGTGCCGACCCGTGTCGGGTTTCAAACTCCATTCGTCAATATAACTATGGATGTTGTGGTTCCCGGGATACTGGCTGGTGAGCCTGTCATAATCGGCGGCAAGACGCAAAGCGCGCAGTATAGGGAATTCCAGCGCGAGATGGACATGCTCAATACGGCCTTTTGTGAAGTGATGATGGATGGAGACGCTAGAGGAAGGATATTCAGTTTTCCAATCCCGACCTACAATATATCTCCGGAATTCGATTGGGATAGTCCGGTGATCGCAAAGGTCATGGAAATGACAGCGAAATATGGAATCCCTTATTTCGCCAATTTCATCAATTCGGACCTGTCACCGGAAGATGTGCGGAGTATGTGCTGTCGCCTCCGCATTGATAATCGCGAGCTCCGAAGACGCGGCGGCGGGCTGTTCGGGGCGAACCCTCTCACAGGATCCATTGGCGTTGTGACGTTGAATATGCCGCGAATTGGCTATCTCTCTCGGTCAAAGGATGATTTCCTGAACCGGGTAAAAGAGCTTATGGATCTTGCGAAGCAAAGCCTGCTGATCAAGAGGGAAGTCCTTGAGCGGATGACGGAAACGGGTCTCTATCCATATTCGCGCCATTATTTGGATTCCGTGAAGAAACGCTTCGGCAAATACTGGCATAATCATTTTAACACCATCGGCCTGGTTGGGATGAATGAAGCGCTCCTCAACTTCATGGGACGAGATATCACCACCCCGGAAGGGCACCAGTTTGCTATAGAAGTTCTAGATTTCATGCGGCAAGTGTTAGTTGCATACCAGGAAGAAAGCGGGCAGATGTTCAACCTTGAAGCTACCCCAGCCGAAGGCACAGCATACAGGCTGGCCCGGCTGGACCGGCAGGCTTACCCCGATATCGTCACCGCGGGCGAAAGCGAGCCATACTATACGAATTCCACCCAGCTTCCAGTCGACTTCACCGACGATATCTTTGAGGCTCTGGACCTGCAGGAAGAGCTTCAAATAAAGTATACAGGGGGCACGGTGTTTCATGGTTTCATCGGGGAACGAATCGATGACATCGGCGTGATGAAAAAACTCCTCTACAGAGTAATGTCCAATTACAGGGTGCCATATTTCACCATAACGCCCACTTTCAGCATCTGCCCTGAACATGGTTATATGGCGGGCGAACATTCAACCTGTCTCACATGCGGGCGTGAATCCGAGGTATGGAGCAGGGTGGTGGGATTTTACAGGCCGGTTCAGAACTGGAATAAGGGCAAACAGAGCGAGTTCGCCGATCGGAAGGAATATACGATAGGGTAA
- a CDS encoding anaerobic ribonucleoside-triphosphate reductase activating protein, with protein sequence MVCHTLIRGIQKTSLIDFPGNVAATIFVSGCNMRCPYCHNRDLVLETDGLPTISEDEVLAILRKRKGLLDGICITGGEPTSQSELALFIDRIRALGLKIKLDTNGSNPAVLGELIKQGALDYIAMDIKGPRDRYAEITRSRLDLAGIGEAIRLIREGGIDYEFRTTVVPGLIGEEDLLEIARWIEGARKYVLQQYKPGPTLDPSFSDKCPYERAWFNDVAAKLARFFEIVEIRGISAL encoded by the coding sequence GTGGTATGCCATACGCTAATAAGAGGCATTCAGAAGACGAGTCTAATAGATTTTCCTGGGAATGTCGCAGCAACGATATTCGTAAGCGGCTGTAATATGCGGTGTCCCTATTGTCACAACAGGGATCTGGTGCTGGAGACCGACGGACTTCCCACCATCTCGGAGGATGAGGTATTAGCTATATTGCGGAAACGAAAAGGTCTCCTTGATGGTATATGCATCACCGGCGGCGAGCCGACTTCGCAGAGCGAGCTTGCCCTATTCATAGACCGCATAAGGGCCTTAGGACTGAAGATAAAATTAGACACCAATGGCTCCAACCCTGCGGTTCTCGGCGAGCTGATAAAGCAGGGCGCATTGGATTATATTGCCATGGATATAAAAGGGCCTAGAGATCGCTATGCGGAGATTACGCGTTCTCGTTTGGATCTGGCTGGCATTGGTGAAGCGATTCGCCTGATAAGAGAAGGCGGCATAGATTATGAATTCAGGACAACAGTCGTTCCTGGCCTCATCGGAGAAGAGGATTTGCTCGAGATAGCTAGATGGATAGAAGGCGCCAGGAAGTATGTGCTTCAGCAATACAAGCCAGGGCCGACCCTTGATCCATCGTTTTCGGATAAATGTCCATATGAGAGGGCATGGTTCAATGATGTTGCTGCCAAATTGGCGCGCTTCTTCGAAATTGTTGAAATACGCGGGATTTCGGCTCTTTAA
- a CDS encoding ABC transporter ATP-binding protein — protein MARVYLEHVVKAFGNVIAVNDATLEIKDKEFLVLVGPSGCGKSTTLRMVAGLEEVTSGNIYIGDTLVNDVPPKDRDIAMVFQNYALYPHMDVYNNMAFGLKLRRFPRAEIDRRVKEAARTLGIENLLNRKPKELSGGQRQRVALGRAIVREPKVFLMDEPLSNLDAKLRVQMRSELSKLHNRLQTTIIYVTHDQTEAMTMGDRIVVMRDGFIQQVGAPMEIYEHPDNVFVAGFIGSPAMNFIDAVIVKEGDDYYVDAKSFKVKVPPTRFENIGAYVGKEVIFGIRPEDIDDRELVPNPPEDRVVTASVDVMEPMGSEVYLYLSSGDNSFVARVDPHTRARDGMTHQVVMNTDRCHLFDPKTERAIR, from the coding sequence ATGGCAAGGGTATATCTTGAGCATGTAGTCAAGGCCTTTGGTAATGTCATTGCAGTCAATGACGCCACCCTGGAGATCAAGGATAAAGAGTTTTTGGTACTTGTAGGACCTTCGGGTTGTGGCAAATCCACCACTCTCCGAATGGTGGCGGGCCTTGAAGAAGTAACATCAGGTAATATTTATATCGGTGATACCTTGGTGAATGATGTTCCGCCGAAAGACCGCGATATCGCAATGGTCTTCCAGAATTACGCCCTCTATCCCCATATGGATGTATACAACAACATGGCATTCGGATTGAAGCTCAGGAGGTTCCCAAGGGCGGAGATAGACCGCAGGGTCAAAGAAGCGGCAAGGACGCTGGGCATCGAGAACCTTCTGAACCGTAAACCTAAGGAGCTCTCCGGCGGCCAGCGCCAAAGGGTTGCACTCGGACGAGCCATTGTGCGTGAACCGAAAGTCTTCCTGATGGATGAGCCGTTATCAAACCTCGACGCCAAGTTGCGGGTACAAATGAGATCCGAGCTCAGCAAGCTTCACAATCGTCTCCAGACCACCATCATATATGTAACCCACGATCAGACCGAGGCTATGACGATGGGTGATAGAATCGTCGTCATGAGAGATGGATTCATACAGCAGGTCGGCGCCCCCATGGAAATCTATGAGCATCCAGATAATGTATTCGTCGCAGGGTTTATCGGCAGCCCGGCAATGAACTTCATAGACGCTGTAATTGTCAAAGAGGGCGATGATTACTATGTGGATGCCAAGAGTTTCAAGGTCAAGGTTCCACCTACCCGGTTTGAGAATATAGGTGCATATGTGGGGAAAGAGGTCATTTTCGGCATTCGTCCCGAGGATATAGACGACAGAGAACTGGTCCCCAATCCCCCTGAGGACCGGGTCGTAACAGCATCAGTCGACGTTATGGAGCCTATGGGATCTGAAGTATATCTCTATCTGTCAAGCGGGGACAATTCATTTGTCGCCAGAGTAGATCCCCATACGAGGGCCCGGGATGGCATGACCCATCAGGTTGTTATGAATACCGACAGATGCCATCTCTTTGATCCCAAGACTGAGCGCGCTATAAGGTAG
- a CDS encoding bifunctional phosphoglucose/phosphomannose isomerase, whose amino-acid sequence MQHDFKAKTGELPIDLDNPDSIASMDAGGMLSAISGLPSQCREAWEIASTVTIPAEYRNRENVISIGMGGSAIGGDLVRTLTASEMNQPMTVIRGYDIPGFVSDKTLAILSSYSGNTEETLTAYESCNKRGAKIVAITSGGRLAELARKDGVPLVLVPSGLQPRAALGYLFLTALSIVQKAGLVTDKSEDVEEACDVLEQLVGVLGPSSPAEVNQSKRLAMHMFGRIPVIYAAVGFPAAAALRWKCQINENSKTHAFWNEIPEMNHNETVGWSAPDEIQKALCVIFLRDKGEHPRIAKRFEITKSIVKGASSINDVHSLGRSELARLLSLIYVGDFASFYLALLYGVDPTPVKVIEFLKSELAK is encoded by the coding sequence ATGCAGCATGATTTTAAGGCCAAAACTGGCGAACTGCCGATTGACCTGGACAACCCCGATTCCATTGCTTCTATGGATGCAGGAGGCATGTTGTCAGCCATTTCCGGATTACCTTCGCAATGCAGGGAGGCCTGGGAGATTGCTTCTACGGTAACGATTCCCGCTGAATATAGGAATCGCGAGAATGTAATCAGCATAGGAATGGGCGGCTCTGCGATAGGCGGGGATCTAGTTCGAACCCTTACTGCATCTGAAATGAATCAGCCTATGACAGTTATTCGTGGCTATGATATTCCAGGTTTCGTGAGTGACAAGACCCTGGCCATATTGTCAAGCTATTCAGGAAATACTGAGGAAACTCTCACAGCCTATGAGTCATGTAATAAGAGGGGAGCCAAGATCGTCGCAATCACGTCCGGGGGAAGGCTTGCTGAATTGGCCCGCAAGGACGGGGTTCCTCTTGTATTGGTGCCATCAGGTCTTCAGCCTCGCGCCGCTCTCGGTTATCTCTTCCTTACTGCCCTGTCGATTGTGCAAAAAGCGGGGTTGGTGACGGATAAATCAGAAGACGTGGAGGAGGCATGTGATGTTCTCGAACAATTGGTAGGCGTTTTGGGGCCATCCTCACCCGCTGAGGTCAACCAGAGCAAGCGCCTAGCCATGCATATGTTCGGGCGCATCCCGGTGATCTATGCGGCCGTAGGATTTCCTGCTGCCGCGGCGCTGAGATGGAAATGCCAAATCAACGAAAACTCCAAGACCCACGCATTCTGGAACGAGATTCCGGAGATGAATCACAATGAAACTGTCGGCTGGAGCGCCCCCGATGAGATTCAAAAGGCCTTGTGTGTGATTTTCTTGAGAGACAAGGGCGAGCACCCTCGTATAGCCAAAAGGTTCGAAATCACGAAGTCCATAGTTAAGGGCGCGTCTTCCATCAATGATGTCCACAGTCTTGGGCGTTCAGAGCTGGCGAGGCTCCTTTCTTTGATCTATGTCGGAGACTTCGCTAGTTTCTATCTGGCTCTTCTGTATGGAGTTGATCCGACTCCAGTCAAAGTGATAGAATTTCTAAAATCCGAACTTGCCAAATGA